The stretch of DNA attttctgtaacaggtacttgtattattttgcctccaataccggatactcccatCAATTTTGTTCCGGTCTGGGTCCCTGACTCGATTATACTATTATACTCGATCTTTCAGCTCCTGAGTCGACCATGAAGGTTGTGTCacacccttggggacctaatttcaaatttaccaggggttcctgccgataattTTTCTTCCCCAAGGGTTGGAACCCCCGACCCCCCTAGTACTCTTCTTCCATCATggcgtacgagcgcacttcccgtcggtatctggggcactcgcgcttgaagtgtccctcttcgttgcagtgaaaacatctagGGGCCCTCCTGGGTTCCCTACTTCAATCTTGGCTGCCACTTCGTCCCGGTCATGGGTCTCTCCTTTCTCTTTTGTCTGCGGTCACCTGTTGGACCGTCTGGACCATTATCTTGGCTGCTTttttctgcttctcttcatcccttcttacaaacactttctgtgcctccctaagtagctcacttaagggtttagtattccaatcttctagcTTTTCCAGTTTTTTCCTCATGTCTGGCCATGCcttcgatacaaattcaacacgaatcagctgttggccaacctccgtctcagggtctaTTCCCGCGTATTGTTGCATGTTCCTCCGGATTCTATCTAGGAAGTCGGACGGGGTCTCCTCGGGATTTTGGTGGCTCCCAAATGCCTTGGTAAAGTTGTGTCCCTTCGGAACCACCTGTCTTATTCCCTTTATCAGGAATTCTCGCAGATCCCTCATATTCCTTCGGCCCCCCTCCGTTTGCTTATCCCAGCCTGGGTCCACAAGAGGGAATTTCTGTTGCGGCTCTGCTTCGTTTGGCCTTTCCTTTTCCCACATTACTATGGTCGCCTGTCTTATCATTTGTCTTTCTTGGGTGGAAAACAAGGTTCCCATAATTGAGTACATTTCATCCCAGGTATAAGTGTTGGGTCCTAGGAATTGATCCAACTGTTCGGCCAGGCCCATGGGGTCTTCTAATAGGCCTTTCATTTCCTGTTTTAAAATTCCGTACCTCAGTGCTAGTCAGGGGAACATTAACATAccctgtccctccatttgctCCTCCCATAGGCACTTCTCTCAGAGGACATAGTCTGGTGGTCTGTTCGACTTCCTCTTTGTTAGTTTTAGCTGTTTGtgacctggtttccctcctcctgGCTCCTATACTCTGTGGTTTTTCACGCTCCGTTTCCTCTTCACCCTGGTCTGCATCTTCTCCAGCTGCAGCTGCCGActcattttcactttcccttgccTCAAGGTCatcgatttgcggagcggtagggggcacatatgggggcTGCAGGTgctcgagcacctcccatgtattctgtttctgtcccccttcatttatcgttttcaatttataactatttgtcgttggtaaccagcatagggcataatcactttcttcgggtttaacgttaggttttgaattcacgtacggattaagggcttgttgtacccaatcctcgctagacccgaacttaggccaccacacagccgacccttggatcggctggcgggaccagaattcacagtactgtatcattttttttctttgacttcccttttcgcctcccgtaatcccaattttctaacatccgtcgCAACGGACTATCAGGGGATATTTTTCATCGTTGgtgcctggatttcctttacccttttctcccttagaccccttattccccatcttgaggacttgcccggttccaatccacctgcaggaaccccgtagttccacaattctcgtgcactatgtctctgcaggaatttaatttgaatgtgacccacctaactcgatcactcctgtccaattccggaaccttTACTCCCGCGATCGCCCAGCAatccacctgcaggaaccccgtagttccacaattctcgtgcactacgtctctgcaggatttaatttcttacctgggtcctgtgcacaggaATTACTTGATCGCACACTGTCTcgactgcctcgacaacccctctttgtttcttTGAGTCTGCcagatatcactcgctcaagccgcgcaGGGCGACGAGCAAGTAATCAGGGACTGctgaactcggcagggtgcaccttctccgatgtccttccttgccccacTCACGAccggagtgtggatcccggacgagcccccaggTTGTCAGAAACGTCCTGACCCTGAATAATGGCAaaggacaaattcaaggaaacaaagtttattagaacaggtctgcagagctgggtgcctttaAAAAAAGGACCCCGAGCTTTACACAGTTCCAACTTTTATATGTCTCTCTCAACTCCTCCCCTCCCAGCTCAGAAGAGCCAGGAAGTGCACATTCTTGAGCTTAGTACTCAGTACTTTTCCATTCCATAATTGGAGTTGTCTTTCTTTTACAACCTACAGTCCACCGTTACATCCTCCATGTTATTATCAGTAGCTTATTTCACAATCTCCATGGTTACACACCTGCAGCTTTAGCGACTAACCCCCTCCCCCTTAGTCATCCTTGCGTTAGCAGTTTAGCAGAAGCTCAATATTTAACTCCTTCGGGTCACTGCACATCTTAATAACGTAATTACCTCTCAcagctggcatctcattccacactctcacaaccatttcagtaaagagcttttccacattTTCCCGttgaattttcaccttccccacttacccatgacctctggttgtcatcccacccaacctcagtagaaaaagctgcttgcatttacccatctgtaccctcataattttgtatacttctaacaaatcctcaaagcaatgtataatttccttgtttatgtttggaGTCTTTTTTAtatgtataagacgatgaggggcattgatcatgtggatagccaaaggcttttcccagggctgaaatggctaacacgagggagcatagttttaaagtgcttggaaataggtaccgagggatgTCAGGGatacgttttttacacagagagtggtgagtgtgtggaatgcgcagcagtggtagagacagatacaatagggtcttttaacagcctcttaggTAGGTATATGGTgcttagaaaaagagagggctatgcactaggaaAACTCTTGGCAGAGTAAGTTATGTGGTTGGCACcaagattgtgggctgaatggcctggaacatgctgtagatttttatgttctatgttcactgtTGAACAGCGAATTAACTTTTGCTATCCTACAATCCTCTGATAACTCCCTCATCATGAGGGgagatagttttaaggtgattggaaatagataccgaggggatgtcaggggtaaggttttttttacacagagagtggtgggtgtatggaatgcactgccagatatttgtgtgagagtgtttctgttactgtggggccaggaacccatgcagctcagtgtggacagggaatagtaccaatggagagagtcaaactgagccaggtcactgattggagatggcagaaatgccccattcttatagagacaggaacagcatcagagaatttgatggtcattccagataccagcactgtgcccagttagaagatgatttctctctccagcttgggttgaacttcactgtaacagtatgatgccagatcacaccttgacaactcaagtgatctcatctgaaatattGCCCTacacccactgatggattttgtaaatctttttacaggttaaaaatgacaaggaattgtctatgggaatctcaaacacaataCGCCAGTTTTGCTGAtcctgtccagatatttaagaagtagagcaagggattcactcgaccAACCTTCCTCAGACTGTGGGGAAGcaattcactcgatcatctgaccaactggcacatctgtcattttacacaggaaaagctattcacctgctcagactgtggggagagattcactcggtcatttaaactaaggtacatcagcaagttcacactgggacaaggccattcacatGTTCTGAGAAGGTATTCAGTCAGTCTTtgcacctgtggacacaccagtcagttcacactgggcagaggctggtcatctgctgaatttgtagggaaggattcactcagtcatctgacctaatggctcaccagcgagttcacactggggagcggccgttcacctgcttagactgtgggaagggattcactcggttatctaatctaaaggtacatcagagagttcacactggagagaggccgttcacttgctcagactgcgggaagggatttactcggtcatccgacctactggaacaccagtcagttcacactggagagaggccattcagctgctcagactgtgggaagggattcactaaatccTCTCACttagagagacaccagtcagttcacactggagagaggccattcacctgctcagactgcgggaaaggattcactcggtcatccactctactggtacaccagcaaattcacaccggggagcagccgttcacctgctcagactgtgggaagggattcacttgctcatctaaactgaaggtacatcagcgagttcacactggagagaagccattcacctgctcagactgtgggaagggattcactcagtcatctaaactgaaggtacatcaacgagttcacactggagagaggccattcacctgctcagtctgtgggaagggattcacttgctcatctaaactaaaggtacatcagcgagttcacactggagagaggccattcacctgttcatactgtgggaagggattcacttgctcatctcaaatgaaggtacatcagagagttcacaccggggagcggccgttcacctgctcggactgtgggaagggattcactttgtcatctgagctactgagacaccagtcagttcacaccagggagaagccattcacctgctcagactgtgggaaaggattcactcggtcatccgacctactggtacaccagcgaattcacaccagggagcagccattcacctgttcggactgtgggaaggttttcacttgctcatctaagctgaaggtacatcagcgagttcacactggagagaggccattcacctgctcagactgtgggaagggattcacttgctcatcccaattgaaggtacatcagagagttcataccagggagcggccgttcacctgcttggactgtgggaagggattcactttgtcatctcagctactgagacaccagtcagttcacaccggggagaagccattcacctgctcagtctgtgggaagggattcaatttGTCATCttacctactgagacaccaggcagttcacagtggggagtgtccattcacctgctcagtctgtgggaaaggattcacttgctcatccgaactgaaggtacatcagagagttcacactggagagaggccattcacctgctcagactgcgggaagggattcactcggtcatacaccctaatggcacaccagtcagttcacactggggagaggccgttcacgtgctcggactgtgggaagggattcacttgctcatctaaactgaaggtacatcagcgagttcacactggggagaggccgttcacctgctcagactgagGGAAagaattcactcagtcatctcagctACAGAGACACGAGCAAGTTCACAATGGGTAGAGGCCGCTCACGTGCTCGAACTTTGGGGAAAAAATTACTTGGAAgtgagaggattggaaagcttttacatAATTAGCAggagacaactaaaaaaaaacacacaggagAGACAAGATGATAAGGTAAGTGTGCCAATAATACCAAGTATCAAAAGttgttcagatatataaagagtaaaagagaggcaagagttgatattgtaccGCTGGAAGATGATGTTGGCGAGTTGGCAATAGAGCAAAGAAACGGTCAaat from Hemitrygon akajei chromosome 28, sHemAka1.3, whole genome shotgun sequence encodes:
- the LOC140717831 gene encoding uncharacterized protein, whose product is MAHQRVHTGERPFTCLDCGKGFTRLSNLKVHQRVHTGERPFTCSDCGKGFTRSSDLLEHQSVHTGERPFSCSDCGKGFTKSSHLERHQSVHTGERPFTCSDCGKGFTRSSTLLVHQQIHTGEQPFTCSDCGKGFTCSSKLKVHQRVHTGEKPFTCSDCGKGFTQSSKLKVHQRVHTGERPFTCSVCGKGFTCSSKLKVHQRVHTGERPFTCSYCGKGFTCSSQMKVHQRVHTGERPFTCSDCGKGFTLSSELLRHQSVHTREKPFTCSDCGKGFTRSSDLLVHQRIHTREQPFTCSDCGKVFTCSSKLKVHQRVHTGERPFTCSDCGKGFTCSSQLKVHQRVHTRERPFTCLDCGKGFTLSSQLLRHQSVHTGEKPFTCSVCGKGFNLSSYLLRHQAVHSGECPFTCSVCGKGFTCSSELKVHQRVHTGERPFTCSDCGKGFTRSYTLMAHQSVHTGERPFTCSDCGKGFTCSSKLKVHQRVHTGERPFTCSD